The following are from one region of the Salvia splendens isolate huo1 chromosome 2, SspV2, whole genome shotgun sequence genome:
- the LOC121792197 gene encoding myosin-11-like isoform X3, protein MLKLQRPANRSSKQKEGFHFKFSNFQALQVPKGWDRLFLSLLSAETGKTIAKLGKALVKNGSCHWSNTVTESIYISKYDSSKSYEECLLKIIVSTGSTRSANTLGEAIINMAQHTTSRASAAAVSQPLQKCSYGTILQVKIQRLNLPRSKIRDEGSKSSDSQEKVEDVDHHVGLGRKSRRSDESSDSINKHTREDPATTSRPLQLDSEEASESATVVINSISSMEGSYERENSFGERSDEYRSHERRGRGSNGGDLLPEFYSIDDDVGGSSRNLLEAAEDTIEELRAEAKMWERNARKLMIDLDISRKEFSNLSKKQVEWGVELSAAYAEQDCLRRQLEKAMEDMQQLAKNEEAPIIQSRSFQKELESEIKYQQDLNDDLCQQLKQSQESNIELVSVLQELEETIEQQRIEIENLSSLKLNFVDLQNSLDKSSEEKRTLSLQLEQLWESERNLKSEIQLLDEALQDKNDELEKERESHREVLSQVEAEYNRKMLAKEEENASLEGKLSDYIKDKELKGNAESDLDLIREIESLKEKVRELEKDCTELTDENLDLLFKLKDSNKTDIRKCSSFGSVTSEHPTSCPSEESEVSDPRYQVSNLEGEIGEEVSVEVQLSGLESSQHFAEILEQMDKAFHLLTKPWYGRSENGGDYLHGLVISDKVNTTRMSVESIHSLLLELNELLETRISESAEILKNHEAEINKRDVIISEARKKMEESILKVEELGKMKAKSEENNANLMRELEQKKSEIGYMEADLLSKRKETDFLLHRRQELESEVSKLQQETSRLEQDLEVAVRERKISSECMENLQSEVTALRDAVSSHVSANTDLEINIKQLEIRSHELQNSLSELLEENTWLQACISDQEVQVHQLRDEKLVFLQKIEDYKSSLTSLQDEIRESKDEMDVQILDLKQKSEDIRKQWLGAQEECVYLREENNTLQASAASSAAETIDLQNLNSELKRENQKLHEKCLELVDQLSEMEKSLADCTKKVESMQDHLASVQEDFVVRESHLKSELDALVKEKSYQKEKLAEEESLQQLLLEKTTEFQSLQKEVESLSKQLSDACEERERISTEASSLLAEKAELQYSLREAHQEAKSAKNKLNAALQESEFKVEELTNQLAASNQRLDRLTTDYDRNLKLVANYRKIEEKLKTELNDIELKHTISEYECQQLTREMSSLKIQLQIMYELEDEVSVLKSELRESKVDKGNLEAALHTISGNYEELKTEKISLSEKITYFEDAMSELEECKRSKSCLEEKLLQMEKDLSEKEIISIQNEDLKHEVTEVKRLKVQFQQKMYRLEVEKDECLKKVQALEDNLRLMEEKSKEGAHNLDFNDEDPLAVSVDSTTKRQMVENETAESRQKKNGGRDKYERTKSSLETELRDLKQRYLEMSLKYAEVEGEREDLVMKLRATRTGNRWFS, encoded by the exons ATGTTGAAGCTACAGAGGCCAGCCAACAGATCATCCAAACAAAAAGAGGGATTTCATTTCAAGTTCTCCAATTTTCAAGCCCTTCAG GTGCCAAAGGGATGGGACAGGCTTTTTCTGTCTTTGCTTTCTGCAGAAACTGGGAAGACAATAGCTAAATTGGGTAAAGCACTTGTTAAGAATGGGAGTTGCCACTGGTCCAACACTGTCACCGAATCTATCTACATTTCAAAATATGATTCTTCAAAATCCTACGAGGAATGCCTCCTCAAGATTATCGTTTCAACG GGCTCAACAAGATCTGCCAACACCCTTGGAGAAGCAATCATCAACATGGCACAGCATACCACTTCAAGGGCCTCTGCTGCTGCAGTTTCACAGCCTCTTCAAAAATGCAGCTATGGCACAATTCTGCAG GTCAAAATTCAGCGCCTAAATCTTCCTAGATCAAAGATCAG AGACGAGGGATCAAAGAGCTCCGATTCTCAAGAAAAAGTCGAGGATGTGGATCATCACGTTGGCCTGGGGAGGAAATCGCGTAGATCAGATGAGTCGAGTGATAGTATTAATAAACATACAAGGGAAGATCCAGCCACCACCTCTCGTCCACTGCAATTAGACAGCGAG GAAGCAAGTGAATCAGCAACTGTTGTGATCAATAGCATCAGCTCTATGGAGGGATCCTATGAGAGGGAAAACTCATTCGGAGAGAGGAGTGATGAATATAGATCTCATGAGAGACGAGGCAGGGGAAGCAACGGTGGTGATCTACTACCTGAGTTTTACTCaattgatgatgatgttggtg GTTCTTCGAGGAATCTTCTGGAAGCTGCAGAAGACACGATTGAGGAACTCAGAGCAGAAGCCAAGATGTGGGAGAGAAATGCAAGGAAGCTGATGATTGATCTGGATATATCGAGGAAGGAGTTCTCGAATCTATCAAAGAAGCAGGTAGAGTGGGGAGTGGAGCTCTCAGCCGCATATGCAGAACAGGACTGCTTAAGGAGGCAACTCGAGAAGGCGATGGAAGATATGCAACAGTTGGCCAAGAATGAGGAAGCTCCTATCATTCAGTCTCGGAGTTTTCAGAAGGAGTTGGAGAGTGAGATTAAGTACCAACAAGATTTAAATGATGACTTGTGCCAGCAACTGAAACAAAGCCAAGAATCAAATATTGAGCTTGTTTCTGTTCTTCAAGAACTCGAGGAGACGATAGAACAACAGAGGATTGAGATAGAGAATCTTTCATCTCTCAAGTTGAACTTTGTAGATCTACAGAATTCTTTGGATAAAAGTTCAGAGGAAAAGAGGACTTTGTCGCTGCAACTGGAGCAACTCTGGGAGTCGGAGAGGAATCTGAAATCTGAAATTCAGTTGCTCGACGAAGCTTTGCAGGATAAAAATGATGAGCTGGAGAAGGAAAGGGAATCACACAGAGAGGTTCTGTCACAAGTGGAAGCGGAATACAATCGCAAAATGTTAGCCAAAGAGGAAGAAAATGCCAGTTTGGAAGGGAAGCTTTCAGATTACATCAAAGATAAAGAGTTGAAAGGGAATGCTGAAAGTGATTTGGATCTCATCAGAGAGATAGAGTCATTGAAGGAAAAAGTCAGAGAGTTGGAGAAGGACTGCACTGAGCTCACTGATGAAAATCTTGACCTCTTGTTCAAGCTCAAGGATTCGAATAAGACGGACATCAGAAAATGCTCGTCTTTTGGCTCAGTGACAAGTGAGCACCCAACGTCATGTCCCAGCGAGGAGTCTGAAGTGAGTGACCCTAGATACCAAGTTTCCAACCTGGAAGGAGAGATCGGGGAGGAGGTCAGTGTGGAGGTGCAGCTTTCTGGCTTGGAAAGCTCTCAGCATTTTGCTGAAATTTTAGAACAAATGGATAAAGCTTTTCACCTTCTGACGAAGCCATGGTATGGAAGGTCTGAGAATGGAGGCGATTATCTTCACGGTCTTGTGATTTCAGACAAGGTTAACACTACTAGAATGTCAGTTGAATCAATCCATAGCCTGTTGCTAGAGCTCAACGAGCTCTTGGAAACAAGGATATCTGAGTCTGCTGAAATTCTTAAGAATCATGAGGCTGAGATCAATAAGAGAGATGTCATTATATCTGAGGCTAGAAAGAAAATGGAAGAGAGCATTTTGAAAGTTGAAGAACTTGGAAAAATGAAGGCCAAAAGTGAGGAGAATAATGCAAATCTAATGAGGGAAttggaacagaaaaaatctgaGATTGGTTACATGGAGGCTGATCTTCTGTCAAAGAGAAAGGAGACCGACTTTCTTTTACATAGACGACAAGAACTAGAATCAGAAGTTTCTAAACTTCAACAGGAAACGAGCCGTTTGGAGCAGGATTTAGAAGTTGCAGTAAGGGAGAGGAAAATCTCCTCAGAATGCATGGAGAATCTTCAAAGTGAGGTCACAGCTCTTAGAGATGCTGTTAGTTCCCATGTTTCTGCTAACACTGATCTCGAAATTAACATAAAGCAGCTAGAAATAAGAAGTCATGAACTACAGAACAGTTTATCAGAATTGCTAGAAGAAAACACGTGGTTGCAGGCGTGCATTTCTGATCAGGAAGTTCAAGTGCATCAACTGAGAGATGAAAAGTTAGTGTTCTTGCAGAAAATTGAGGATTACAAATCTAGCTTGACTAGCCTCCAAGATGAGATCCGCGAAAGCAAAGACGAAATGGACGTTCAAATATTGGATCTCAAACAAAAATCAGAAGATATAAGGAAACAGTGGCTAGGAGCTCAAGAAGAGTGTGTGTACCTTAGAGAAGAAAACAATACACTGCAGGCGTCTGCTGCTAGTTCTGCTGCAGAAACTATAGACCTTCAAAATTTGAACTCAGAACTGAAGAGAGAAAACCAGAAACTGCATGAGAAATGTCTGGAACTGGTGGATCAACTGAGTGAAATGGAGAAAAGTCTGGCTGATTGCACCAAAAAGGTCGAGTCTATGCAAGACCATCTCGCGTCAGTACAAGAGGACTTTGTGGTGAGAGAGAGCCATCTCAAATCAGAATTAGATGCACTTGTTAAAGAAAAAAGCTACCAGAAAGAGAAACTTGCTGAAGAGGAGAGTTTGCAGCAGTTACTCTTGGAGAAGACAACGGAATTTCAGAGCCTTCAAAAAGAGGTGGAAAGCCTCAGCAAGCAACTATCCGATGCTTGTGAAGAAAGGGAAAGAATTTCCACTGAAGCTTCCAGTTTACTGGCAGAAAAGGCTGAGCTGCAATATTCCCTTCGAGAAGCTCACCAGGAAGCTAAATCGGCCAAAAACAAACTCAACGCAGCTTTGCAAGAATCTGAGTTTAAAGTTGAAGAATTGACAAATCAACTAGCTGCGTCTAATCAAAGGCTTGACAGATTGACGACTGATTATGATAGAAATCTTAAATTAGTGGCAAATTACAGGAAAATCGAAGAAAAACTCAAGACGGAATTGAATGACATTGAATTGAAGCATACCATCTCTGAATATGAGTGCCAGCAGCTTACCAGAGAAATGAGCAGTTTGAAGATTCAGCTACAAATCATGTATGAGCTTGAAGATGAAGTCTCAGTCTTAAAAAGCGAGCTCAGAGAAAGCAAGGTCGATAAGGGAAACCTGGAGGCTGCATTGCATACCATCTCAGGGAATTATGAGGAACTGAAGACAGAGAAGATTTCATTGTCGGAGAAAATCACATACTTTGAGGATGCCATGTCTGAGTTGGAGGAATGCAAAAGGAGCAAGTCGTGCCTAGAAGAAAAGCTTCTGCAAATGGAGAAGGATTTAAGTGAAAAAGAGATTATATCCATCCAAAATGAGGATCTTAAACACGAGGTGACTGAGGTGAAGAGATTGAAGGTGCAGTTTCAGCAGAAGATGTACAGACTGGAGGTGGAGAAAGACGAATGCTTGAAGAAAGTGCAAGCTCTTGAAGATAATCTAAGACTGATGGAGGAGAAAAGCAAAGAG GGAGCTCATAATTTAGATTTCAATGATGAAGATCCTCTCGCTGTCAGTGTGGATAGCACGACAAAGAGACAGATGGTTGAGAATGAAACTGCAGAGAG CAGGCAGAAGAAGAATGGGGGTAGAGACAAGTATGAAAGAACAAAGTCTTCATTGGAAACAGAGCTACGGGACCTGAAGCAGCGCTACCTAGAGATGAGTCTTAAGTATGCGGAAGTGGAGGGGGAACGCGAGGATCTTGTCATGAAGCTCAGAGCAACCAGGACTGGAAACAGGTGGTTCTCATGA
- the LOC121792197 gene encoding myosin-11-like isoform X1 has translation MLKLQRPANRSSKQKEGFHFKFSNFQALQVPKGWDRLFLSLLSAETGKTIAKLGKALVKNGSCHWSNTVTESIYISKYDSSKSYEECLLKIIVSTGSTRSANTLGEAIINMAQHTTSRASAAAVSQPLQKCSYGTILQVKIQRLNLPRSKIRDEGSKSSDSQEKVEDVDHHVGLGRKSRRSDESSDSINKHTREDPATTSRPLQLDSEEASESATVVINSISSMEGSYERENSFGERSDEYRSHERRGRGSNGGDLLPEFYSIDDDVGGETPSNQSPMYLRENFHNEASVSRWSMPNVGSSRNLLEAAEDTIEELRAEAKMWERNARKLMIDLDISRKEFSNLSKKQVEWGVELSAAYAEQDCLRRQLEKAMEDMQQLAKNEEAPIIQSRSFQKELESEIKYQQDLNDDLCQQLKQSQESNIELVSVLQELEETIEQQRIEIENLSSLKLNFVDLQNSLDKSSEEKRTLSLQLEQLWESERNLKSEIQLLDEALQDKNDELEKERESHREVLSQVEAEYNRKMLAKEEENASLEGKLSDYIKDKELKGNAESDLDLIREIESLKEKVRELEKDCTELTDENLDLLFKLKDSNKTDIRKCSSFGSVTSEHPTSCPSEESEVSDPRYQVSNLEGEIGEEVSVEVQLSGLESSQHFAEILEQMDKAFHLLTKPWYGRSENGGDYLHGLVISDKVNTTRMSVESIHSLLLELNELLETRISESAEILKNHEAEINKRDVIISEARKKMEESILKVEELGKMKAKSEENNANLMRELEQKKSEIGYMEADLLSKRKETDFLLHRRQELESEVSKLQQETSRLEQDLEVAVRERKISSECMENLQSEVTALRDAVSSHVSANTDLEINIKQLEIRSHELQNSLSELLEENTWLQACISDQEVQVHQLRDEKLVFLQKIEDYKSSLTSLQDEIRESKDEMDVQILDLKQKSEDIRKQWLGAQEECVYLREENNTLQASAASSAAETIDLQNLNSELKRENQKLHEKCLELVDQLSEMEKSLADCTKKVESMQDHLASVQEDFVVRESHLKSELDALVKEKSYQKEKLAEEESLQQLLLEKTTEFQSLQKEVESLSKQLSDACEERERISTEASSLLAEKAELQYSLREAHQEAKSAKNKLNAALQESEFKVEELTNQLAASNQRLDRLTTDYDRNLKLVANYRKIEEKLKTELNDIELKHTISEYECQQLTREMSSLKIQLQIMYELEDEVSVLKSELRESKVDKGNLEAALHTISGNYEELKTEKISLSEKITYFEDAMSELEECKRSKSCLEEKLLQMEKDLSEKEIISIQNEDLKHEVTEVKRLKVQFQQKMYRLEVEKDECLKKVQALEDNLRLMEEKSKEGAHNLDFNDEDPLAVSVDSTTKRQMVENETAESRQKKNGGRDKYERTKSSLETELRDLKQRYLEMSLKYAEVEGEREDLVMKLRATRTGNRWFS, from the exons ATGTTGAAGCTACAGAGGCCAGCCAACAGATCATCCAAACAAAAAGAGGGATTTCATTTCAAGTTCTCCAATTTTCAAGCCCTTCAG GTGCCAAAGGGATGGGACAGGCTTTTTCTGTCTTTGCTTTCTGCAGAAACTGGGAAGACAATAGCTAAATTGGGTAAAGCACTTGTTAAGAATGGGAGTTGCCACTGGTCCAACACTGTCACCGAATCTATCTACATTTCAAAATATGATTCTTCAAAATCCTACGAGGAATGCCTCCTCAAGATTATCGTTTCAACG GGCTCAACAAGATCTGCCAACACCCTTGGAGAAGCAATCATCAACATGGCACAGCATACCACTTCAAGGGCCTCTGCTGCTGCAGTTTCACAGCCTCTTCAAAAATGCAGCTATGGCACAATTCTGCAG GTCAAAATTCAGCGCCTAAATCTTCCTAGATCAAAGATCAG AGACGAGGGATCAAAGAGCTCCGATTCTCAAGAAAAAGTCGAGGATGTGGATCATCACGTTGGCCTGGGGAGGAAATCGCGTAGATCAGATGAGTCGAGTGATAGTATTAATAAACATACAAGGGAAGATCCAGCCACCACCTCTCGTCCACTGCAATTAGACAGCGAG GAAGCAAGTGAATCAGCAACTGTTGTGATCAATAGCATCAGCTCTATGGAGGGATCCTATGAGAGGGAAAACTCATTCGGAGAGAGGAGTGATGAATATAGATCTCATGAGAGACGAGGCAGGGGAAGCAACGGTGGTGATCTACTACCTGAGTTTTACTCaattgatgatgatgttggtggTGAGACACCATCAAACCAGTCACCTATGTATTTAAGAGAGAATTTCCATAATGAAGCATCAGTGAGCAGGTGGTCAATGCCAAATGTAGGTTCTTCGAGGAATCTTCTGGAAGCTGCAGAAGACACGATTGAGGAACTCAGAGCAGAAGCCAAGATGTGGGAGAGAAATGCAAGGAAGCTGATGATTGATCTGGATATATCGAGGAAGGAGTTCTCGAATCTATCAAAGAAGCAGGTAGAGTGGGGAGTGGAGCTCTCAGCCGCATATGCAGAACAGGACTGCTTAAGGAGGCAACTCGAGAAGGCGATGGAAGATATGCAACAGTTGGCCAAGAATGAGGAAGCTCCTATCATTCAGTCTCGGAGTTTTCAGAAGGAGTTGGAGAGTGAGATTAAGTACCAACAAGATTTAAATGATGACTTGTGCCAGCAACTGAAACAAAGCCAAGAATCAAATATTGAGCTTGTTTCTGTTCTTCAAGAACTCGAGGAGACGATAGAACAACAGAGGATTGAGATAGAGAATCTTTCATCTCTCAAGTTGAACTTTGTAGATCTACAGAATTCTTTGGATAAAAGTTCAGAGGAAAAGAGGACTTTGTCGCTGCAACTGGAGCAACTCTGGGAGTCGGAGAGGAATCTGAAATCTGAAATTCAGTTGCTCGACGAAGCTTTGCAGGATAAAAATGATGAGCTGGAGAAGGAAAGGGAATCACACAGAGAGGTTCTGTCACAAGTGGAAGCGGAATACAATCGCAAAATGTTAGCCAAAGAGGAAGAAAATGCCAGTTTGGAAGGGAAGCTTTCAGATTACATCAAAGATAAAGAGTTGAAAGGGAATGCTGAAAGTGATTTGGATCTCATCAGAGAGATAGAGTCATTGAAGGAAAAAGTCAGAGAGTTGGAGAAGGACTGCACTGAGCTCACTGATGAAAATCTTGACCTCTTGTTCAAGCTCAAGGATTCGAATAAGACGGACATCAGAAAATGCTCGTCTTTTGGCTCAGTGACAAGTGAGCACCCAACGTCATGTCCCAGCGAGGAGTCTGAAGTGAGTGACCCTAGATACCAAGTTTCCAACCTGGAAGGAGAGATCGGGGAGGAGGTCAGTGTGGAGGTGCAGCTTTCTGGCTTGGAAAGCTCTCAGCATTTTGCTGAAATTTTAGAACAAATGGATAAAGCTTTTCACCTTCTGACGAAGCCATGGTATGGAAGGTCTGAGAATGGAGGCGATTATCTTCACGGTCTTGTGATTTCAGACAAGGTTAACACTACTAGAATGTCAGTTGAATCAATCCATAGCCTGTTGCTAGAGCTCAACGAGCTCTTGGAAACAAGGATATCTGAGTCTGCTGAAATTCTTAAGAATCATGAGGCTGAGATCAATAAGAGAGATGTCATTATATCTGAGGCTAGAAAGAAAATGGAAGAGAGCATTTTGAAAGTTGAAGAACTTGGAAAAATGAAGGCCAAAAGTGAGGAGAATAATGCAAATCTAATGAGGGAAttggaacagaaaaaatctgaGATTGGTTACATGGAGGCTGATCTTCTGTCAAAGAGAAAGGAGACCGACTTTCTTTTACATAGACGACAAGAACTAGAATCAGAAGTTTCTAAACTTCAACAGGAAACGAGCCGTTTGGAGCAGGATTTAGAAGTTGCAGTAAGGGAGAGGAAAATCTCCTCAGAATGCATGGAGAATCTTCAAAGTGAGGTCACAGCTCTTAGAGATGCTGTTAGTTCCCATGTTTCTGCTAACACTGATCTCGAAATTAACATAAAGCAGCTAGAAATAAGAAGTCATGAACTACAGAACAGTTTATCAGAATTGCTAGAAGAAAACACGTGGTTGCAGGCGTGCATTTCTGATCAGGAAGTTCAAGTGCATCAACTGAGAGATGAAAAGTTAGTGTTCTTGCAGAAAATTGAGGATTACAAATCTAGCTTGACTAGCCTCCAAGATGAGATCCGCGAAAGCAAAGACGAAATGGACGTTCAAATATTGGATCTCAAACAAAAATCAGAAGATATAAGGAAACAGTGGCTAGGAGCTCAAGAAGAGTGTGTGTACCTTAGAGAAGAAAACAATACACTGCAGGCGTCTGCTGCTAGTTCTGCTGCAGAAACTATAGACCTTCAAAATTTGAACTCAGAACTGAAGAGAGAAAACCAGAAACTGCATGAGAAATGTCTGGAACTGGTGGATCAACTGAGTGAAATGGAGAAAAGTCTGGCTGATTGCACCAAAAAGGTCGAGTCTATGCAAGACCATCTCGCGTCAGTACAAGAGGACTTTGTGGTGAGAGAGAGCCATCTCAAATCAGAATTAGATGCACTTGTTAAAGAAAAAAGCTACCAGAAAGAGAAACTTGCTGAAGAGGAGAGTTTGCAGCAGTTACTCTTGGAGAAGACAACGGAATTTCAGAGCCTTCAAAAAGAGGTGGAAAGCCTCAGCAAGCAACTATCCGATGCTTGTGAAGAAAGGGAAAGAATTTCCACTGAAGCTTCCAGTTTACTGGCAGAAAAGGCTGAGCTGCAATATTCCCTTCGAGAAGCTCACCAGGAAGCTAAATCGGCCAAAAACAAACTCAACGCAGCTTTGCAAGAATCTGAGTTTAAAGTTGAAGAATTGACAAATCAACTAGCTGCGTCTAATCAAAGGCTTGACAGATTGACGACTGATTATGATAGAAATCTTAAATTAGTGGCAAATTACAGGAAAATCGAAGAAAAACTCAAGACGGAATTGAATGACATTGAATTGAAGCATACCATCTCTGAATATGAGTGCCAGCAGCTTACCAGAGAAATGAGCAGTTTGAAGATTCAGCTACAAATCATGTATGAGCTTGAAGATGAAGTCTCAGTCTTAAAAAGCGAGCTCAGAGAAAGCAAGGTCGATAAGGGAAACCTGGAGGCTGCATTGCATACCATCTCAGGGAATTATGAGGAACTGAAGACAGAGAAGATTTCATTGTCGGAGAAAATCACATACTTTGAGGATGCCATGTCTGAGTTGGAGGAATGCAAAAGGAGCAAGTCGTGCCTAGAAGAAAAGCTTCTGCAAATGGAGAAGGATTTAAGTGAAAAAGAGATTATATCCATCCAAAATGAGGATCTTAAACACGAGGTGACTGAGGTGAAGAGATTGAAGGTGCAGTTTCAGCAGAAGATGTACAGACTGGAGGTGGAGAAAGACGAATGCTTGAAGAAAGTGCAAGCTCTTGAAGATAATCTAAGACTGATGGAGGAGAAAAGCAAAGAG GGAGCTCATAATTTAGATTTCAATGATGAAGATCCTCTCGCTGTCAGTGTGGATAGCACGACAAAGAGACAGATGGTTGAGAATGAAACTGCAGAGAG CAGGCAGAAGAAGAATGGGGGTAGAGACAAGTATGAAAGAACAAAGTCTTCATTGGAAACAGAGCTACGGGACCTGAAGCAGCGCTACCTAGAGATGAGTCTTAAGTATGCGGAAGTGGAGGGGGAACGCGAGGATCTTGTCATGAAGCTCAGAGCAACCAGGACTGGAAACAGGTGGTTCTCATGA